A window of Magnolia sinica isolate HGM2019 chromosome 13, MsV1, whole genome shotgun sequence genomic DNA:
CAACATAAACATAGGATGACTTACCTTTCCTCCCACCTTCATTTCCAACCTTCCCAGACTCAATGTTATGGTGGCTACTTTTATTTAAGCTGACAACTTAGAGGCCTCTACCCATCGGCAACAAGTGATAATATGGAACACCTCAACAAGGGAATAGCTCAGAAGGTTGCCATAAAAGGTCACGTATGTGTGACTGGGGCATCTGGGTATGTGGCTTCATGGCTAGTTAAGCGACTCCTCTCATCTGGATATTGTGTGAAGGGAACGGTCAGAGACccaggttttcaattttattctcAACTGAATTTTGATGATAACTTTGAGCCTGTGATCTTTGGATTGGTGACATGTTTTAATACTTCTTATACAAACACGTTGTTATTTTGTGAGATTTACTTTGTATATCCTCATTTAACCAATATATTGGGACTCTGTTAAGACAATGGAGGAATGCTACCCATAACGAAAAAGTACcaccactttttcttttttctttttttaaaaaaataaaaataaaaaatcttgataATGAGAATTtagactttttcttttttcttttttcttttttcttttttctttttttttttgggttgcaaTTTTAGCACTATTTGCTCCTATAAATTAGTTATCCTGTTTTCAGCTCATCCAAAATAATAAATAAGTGTTGAACCAGATCTGTTTAACACAATCTCTAGTTCGATTTCCGATTCAAGACTTTGAAACATGACCTGGAAATTACTGACACATGATCTGCATTGTATTGATGATTgctttcatgtgtgtgtgtgtgtgtgtgttcctgAAACTGTATGGTTATTTGATAGGGAATTACAAGAAATTAGAGCACCTCTGGCAGTTGGAAGGAGCAGAGGAGAGGCTTCAACTGGTGAAAGCTGATCTCATGGAAGAGGGTAGCTTTGATGAAGCtgtcatgggatgtgagggtgTTTTCCACACAGCTTCTCCTGTCCTCGGAGCTAACACTGATCCGAAGGCATGTTCTTCCCCATCCAATAATCTTTTGGCGCATGCTCATCATCTGCACCAGATGTGTTATTCTACATGTCATATGCTACAGTCCCTATTATTATTAAACAAATAAACGATATAAGAGTGAAATAAGCCCATCTTCCCTCACCCTCATTCACAATTAGGGTCTTTTGATTTTTGCAGCTTCTCAGCTGTGACCCATCAATTAGGCAGTCTTGATTCATGTGCATGTGCACAAATTGATGGTAGATGTGCCTATGCACTTATTTTCTGTGTATATTTTCTTCCAAACTATGTTTTCCATATTTTCCTCTCAGTCTTGTAGAACTCATCGATTTGCCCTGGTGATTGCATAGTGACTGTTGCTTATGGCTTCTACATAGGCTGAAATATTGGATCCAGCAATTAAGGGTACGCTGAACGTGTTGAGATCATGCAAGAAGAACCCTTACCTCAAGCGGGTGGTCCTCACTTCGTCTTCTGCAGCTGTAAGAGCAAGAGACAATTTTGACCCAAAAATTCCCTTGGATGAGTCCTCATGGAGTTGCGTGGATCTTTGTGAAAGGCTTAAGGTGAAATAAAGATGATAAAATTTCACGTAATTACTTTTATTTATGGGTCTGGATTGGATGGGGGGCTGCAAATTGGCAGGGGTCAACTTGAACCCAACTGGCCCAATCTGGTTTTAACTGGAGGGTGcgttggtttaggtttgggttgggCGTTGGTAACTGGATTTTGATTCAATTGGATTCCCCAACAAGGATATGCATACTGAAACGGACCTGACTCGATCGATTCTAATCTAGAAGAGTTTTTAGCCTACTGCAGTTGGAATCTTCctattaatggtttggataaagtTCAATTACCCAAATTCAGAAATTTAGGTTAGGTCGGGTTGTTTTAATGGTTTTGATAAAGTTCCAATAACCAAATCCAGAAATTCAGGTTAGGTCGGGTTGTTTTATGTTGAAATCGATTGGTCATGTTCTGGTTGAATTTGGTTGAATCAGTTTCTGGTTAACAAAACTGTTTTCGTTTTAGTTTGGTTGGGTCAGTTTAGGTTAATAACATGGCTGTACTGGTTAAGTTTGGTTGCTCAGTTTCGGGTTTGAGAGCACAGTTGTTctgattgggttcaggttgacccCGACCAGAGCTAACTGAACTGGAGCTGCACACTTGTCTGCCTAGACTCAAAGCCGTGAACTAATGTAGGCCCTAGCGGAAGCTACCCCCTTTAAGCTCAATGCACGTGCCCTTCTCGGATTAAGGATATAAAGGCTGGCAAGCATAGTTTGCATACAAGGACTTGGCTTGGGTCTTGTAGGTGTCTGTTCAGCCTGGTATTCAACGTTGGTCATGAAATcaataatagaaaaataaaatcatatgaaataaaaaaaaaatagaagaaggaaATTTTacaagaagaataagaaaaaaaaaaaaacagcgtaCTTAAtaaatatagaatttacattctgatacctttttcaaaaaggttttcaataagctGCCTCATTAATCTATGTAATAATCATCCCACTGCCCAGATGGGTTGGCagctcaggtaggccccaccgagatgcttatgtgaaatccaccccgaacACCAGATGTTTAACCCATGATTAGGCTCATGGccaaaaaatcagcctcatcatgGCTTCAAATGGACCAAACAATTGGTGCACATGGCAACACTCACCCTTTAAACCGTTGCCCTTTGTGTGTcaaccacttgaatcatggatgggattgatttttgAGCCTCATTACTATTCTTTATGGCATCTAATGGCTACGGTGGATTTCATCAAATCATCATGGTGAGCCGTTGTAAATATTTTTTATGGGCTTAAAAAAACCCAGTCAGAGAATATTGTTTCAAGGCCCCTTTTGATGCACCCTCTAGATTCTAGAAGGGACTTTCCAAGGCATAAAACCCCTCTCGAGCCAAGCCGAGATCTTTATTGTGCGTTTTGGATGAAATTTGGAAACCCGACAAAATAGGCGCTAAAAAGTATTAAGCAGGCATTTTGGCCCCAATTTTATTGAGCAGAAGGGTGAAACTGGGGTTTGATCTGATAGGTTTGGTCAAATTGCTGAAAATGAAGAAGCAGGCTTAAAACCTTTTTTATTGTGGAACCCCCTTTTTTTTAGCAAGTGCATCCAAATTGCCCTTAAGCCTTGAAGTTAACTTCACATTGGGTTACCAACTGTTGGACCGACCGTATCAAATTAACCTAAAAaacttgaaaaaataaataaataaataaataaataaaatctttagTAAATGATCTCTATGCAATGCTCTGTCAAACCCTGCTCTCCTTCATGTTCATGAACTTGGCATTCCCTAAAGAGGTGAACTAATACCAAGGGTGTACGCTCGAGCTCTCACTCATCTATCCTCATCTcccaatgtggcacatgtgcaagatccaagccatccatcaggtatgCCCCATGGCCCATGTTCCCTACCCTAAGAATTGGGCTGGTTAGCTCATTGGGTTGCCAAAATTTCGGAAGCAAGCGAATGCTCAACCACAACAAACTTATCCAAGCTTACTACATTATCCTTAGATATTTGGACCTCTTATCAGGcttatttttgggccaaggcATCTGCGGTGGGGCCAgctgatggacagcatgaatcTTCCACAAATGTTTTGGTCCCTTGCATTATGCTCATGTTTTAGCTTCTCTTtgttaaggttatagattaacAGACGCTtacttatttttcattttatttattgtgTGTGTATGTTTGTTCTGGATGTGATGGGTGATCGGGTGATCGCTAAAAGATATGGTATGCTTTAGCTAAAACCCTGGCTGAGAGGTCTGCATGGGAATTTGCCAAGGAAAACGACATGGACTTGGTGACGGTTCTTCCCTCCTTTGTCATTGGTCCTAGCCTTCCACGCGACTTATGTTCCACTGCTTCTGATGTCCTTGCTTTGCTTAAGGGTATTTATTCCCAAGCTTATTATAATTCGTTCCAGCATGAGATGTGGTCTGTTCATCAGATAGGCCTCACCATGTGTATGTTCCATGTCCTGAAAATCAGATTGAACTGGTCACCATGTGAGCCACAGAGTAGATTGAATGTGGGCCATCTGCAAAAGTAAAATATTTTGACCATTCATGTTTAcatatgtgtgtggcccaactGGTAAACGTAAGAGCCTTATGTTTGGGCCAGCCCAGCAGGAATACAAGCTGTGGTCAGCCAGCTTCTTTGTAGTTAGTTGATGTTAATAAATGGAAGGATCATAGAGTGATTGTGTATTGGGAAGCAGGTGATTCTGAGAATTTCTCTTGCCACGGAAGAATGGGTTATGTTCATATCGATGACGTGGCCCGATGCCACATCCTCGTCTATGAAGATGCTACTGCCAGAGGAAGGTATCTGTGCAGCTCAACGGTGTTAGAGAACCACGAGTTAGCATCTTTGTTGGGAGAGAGATATCCATTGCTGCCCATCCCAAAGAGGTTAGTTATCAATCACAATGTTACAAATATGTTAACTGAATGGAATTTGTAGTAAACCTTCGGTCTTGGTGCTGGTCAATGACTGCCTTGGTTCGTCGAGTTTCAAAGGTGCATGGGCTGCATGACCTGCTCCTTTTCTGACACGGGACTGAAATTAAGGCACGTGGGTTTGGGCCATTGGAGTGATTTTCAGACCGGACAGATAAATGGGGTGATGGTGTCTTTTGATGCCAGGGAACAAGCCCATTTATGAAAAATATGGGTCATTTTGGGCCTGAATGGGCCGAGGCATGAGTTTGATACCAGATCTGGGACACATTGCCACTTTCAGAAGCCACCAATAAGGCCTTTCATGGGTTAAAACCCGGTCTAcctattgtttttgtttttgttttttgtttaaaGAGG
This region includes:
- the LOC131222296 gene encoding tetraketide alpha-pyrone reductase 1 isoform X6; the protein is MTGKRSTAVAATAHSITRAGFPAAWKEVFKYPKVLYGYLLYRDSLGHLRSSSQMAEILDPAIKGTLNVLRSCKKNPYLKRVVLTSSSAAVRARDNFDPKIPLDESSWSCVDLCERLKIWYALAKTLAERSAWEFAKENDMDLVTVLPSFVIGPSLPRDLCSTASDVLALLKGDSENFSCHGRMGYVHIDDVARCHILVYEDATARGRYLCSSTVLENHELASLLGERYPLLPIPKRFESGWSSRRSYYEFNTIKLRSLGFKFKSVEEMFDDCIASLKEQGHSLKSEASLP
- the LOC131222296 gene encoding tetraketide alpha-pyrone reductase 1 isoform X5, producing MEWLMLLLQDGGNFRMCRNKNVIESGFPAAWKEVFKYPKVLYGYLLYRDSLGHLRSSSQMAEILDPAIKGTLNVLRSCKKNPYLKRVVLTSSSAAVRARDNFDPKIPLDESSWSCVDLCERLKIWYALAKTLAERSAWEFAKENDMDLVTVLPSFVIGPSLPRDLCSTASDVLALLKGDSENFSCHGRMGYVHIDDVARCHILVYEDATARGRYLCSSTVLENHELASLLGERYPLLPIPKRFESGWSSRRSYYEFNTIKLRSLGFKFKSVEEMFDDCIASLKEQGHSLKSEASLP
- the LOC131222296 gene encoding tetraketide alpha-pyrone reductase 1 isoform X1, with the protein product MEHLNKGIAQKVAIKGHVCVTGASGYVASWLVKRLLSSGYCVKGTVRDPGNYKKLEHLWQLEGAEERLQLVKADLMEEGSFDEAVMGCEGVFHTASPVLGANTDPKAEILDPAIKGTLNVLRSCKKNPYLKRVVLTSSSAAVRARDNFDPKIPLDESSWSCVDLCERLKIWYALAKTLAERSAWEFAKENDMDLVTVLPSFVIGPSLPRDLCSTASDVLALLKGDSENFSCHGRMGYVHIDDVARCHILVYEDATARGRYLCSSTVLENHELASLLGERYPLLPIPKRFESGWSSRRSYYEFNTIKLRSLGFKFKSVEEMFDDCIASLKEQGHSLKSEASLP
- the LOC131222296 gene encoding tetraketide alpha-pyrone reductase 1 isoform X4 translates to MEWLMLLLQDGGNFRMCRNKNVIESGAGFPAAWKEVFKYPKVLYGYLLYRDSLGHLRSSSQMAEILDPAIKGTLNVLRSCKKNPYLKRVVLTSSSAAVRARDNFDPKIPLDESSWSCVDLCERLKIWYALAKTLAERSAWEFAKENDMDLVTVLPSFVIGPSLPRDLCSTASDVLALLKGDSENFSCHGRMGYVHIDDVARCHILVYEDATARGRYLCSSTVLENHELASLLGERYPLLPIPKRFESGWSSRRSYYEFNTIKLRSLGFKFKSVEEMFDDCIASLKEQGHSLKSEASLP
- the LOC131222296 gene encoding tetraketide alpha-pyrone reductase 1 isoform X2 translates to MEWLMLLLQDGGNFRMCRNKNVIESGNYKKLEHLWQLEGAEERLQLVKADLMEEGSFDEAVMGCEGVFHTASPVLGANTDPKAEILDPAIKGTLNVLRSCKKNPYLKRVVLTSSSAAVRARDNFDPKIPLDESSWSCVDLCERLKIWYALAKTLAERSAWEFAKENDMDLVTVLPSFVIGPSLPRDLCSTASDVLALLKGDSENFSCHGRMGYVHIDDVARCHILVYEDATARGRYLCSSTVLENHELASLLGERYPLLPIPKRFESGWSSRRSYYEFNTIKLRSLGFKFKSVEEMFDDCIASLKEQGHSLKSEASLP